In Serratia marcescens subsp. marcescens ATCC 13880, a single genomic region encodes these proteins:
- a CDS encoding DUF1471 domain-containing protein has protein sequence MKRSTALTSLLLSMGLLSTGAQSAELAPADRVTPLSEIAEITFSDLPGSPQEAELAIARTAGQHGASYYRILRMEEQAHPLGWRASAILYL, from the coding sequence ATGAAACGCTCCACCGCACTCACCTCCCTCCTGCTTTCCATGGGATTGCTCAGCACCGGCGCACAGTCCGCCGAGCTGGCGCCCGCCGATCGCGTGACGCCGCTCAGTGAAATCGCCGAGATCACCTTCAGCGATCTGCCCGGCTCGCCGCAGGAAGCGGAACTGGCCATCGCCCGCACCGCCGGCCAACACGGCGCCAGCTATTACCGCATCCTGCGGATGGAAGAGCAGGCGCACCCGCTTGGCTGGCGCGCCTCCGCCATCTTATACCTTTAG
- the nsrR gene encoding nitric oxide-sensing transcriptional repressor NsrR, giving the protein MQLTSFTDYGLRALIYMASLPQDKMTSISEVTEVYRVSRNHMVKIINQLSRVGFVTAVRGKHGGIRLGKPAESIRLGDVVRALEPLALVNCSSEFCHITPACRLKQVLHQGVQNFLEELDKHTLADMVEDNPPLYKLLLVE; this is encoded by the coding sequence GTGCAGTTAACAAGTTTTACTGATTATGGCCTGCGGGCGTTGATCTACATGGCCTCGTTGCCGCAGGACAAGATGACCAGCATCTCGGAAGTGACTGAGGTTTATCGCGTGTCTCGCAACCATATGGTGAAGATCATCAATCAGTTGAGCCGGGTAGGTTTTGTCACGGCGGTGCGCGGCAAGCATGGCGGCATACGTTTGGGCAAACCGGCCGAGAGCATTCGCCTCGGTGACGTGGTGCGGGCGCTGGAGCCGCTTGCGCTGGTTAACTGCAGCAGTGAGTTTTGCCACATTACCCCTGCCTGCCGATTGAAGCAGGTGCTCCACCAGGGCGTACAGAATTTCCTTGAAGAGCTGGATAAGCATACGTTGGCCGACATGGTCGAAGACAATCCGCCGCTCTACAAGCTATTGCTTGTCGAATAA
- a CDS encoding DUF350 domain-containing protein — protein MDILSALAAFASYFFSGFAMILVFLFVYTRITPHDEWALIKADNQSAAFAFIGACLGYVIPLASAAINSISLLDYLLWGVVALVVQLLLFAAVKIYMPRISEKIEANHLAAGIFLGGVSVSGGVLNAACMSY, from the coding sequence ATGGATATTCTCAGCGCGTTGGCGGCGTTCGCCTCTTACTTCTTCAGCGGTTTCGCCATGATTTTGGTGTTTCTGTTCGTCTATACCCGCATCACCCCGCACGACGAATGGGCGTTGATCAAGGCCGATAATCAATCCGCCGCCTTTGCTTTTATCGGCGCCTGCCTGGGGTATGTGATCCCGCTGGCCAGCGCGGCGATCAACTCGATCAGCCTGCTGGATTACCTGCTGTGGGGCGTAGTGGCGCTGGTGGTGCAACTGCTGCTGTTCGCGGCCGTGAAGATCTACATGCCGCGCATCAGCGAAAAGATCGAAGCGAATCACCTGGCCGCCGGGATTTTCCTGGGGGGCGTCTCCGTTAGCGGCGGCGTGTTGAATGCGGCTTGCATGAGCTACTAA
- the bsmA gene encoding biofilm peroxide resistance protein BsmA, giving the protein MTFVRTLIALTLAAQLSACGIMTTTPKPPPPPTAQAQEIVRAQTAKLVKIGTVTAVVRGSPMDVEAEIQRKATAADARYYVIIMNSETVVPGQWYSQALLYR; this is encoded by the coding sequence ATGACGTTTGTCCGCACACTCATCGCCCTGACGCTGGCCGCACAGCTTTCCGCCTGCGGCATCATGACCACCACGCCGAAACCGCCGCCGCCGCCCACCGCACAGGCGCAGGAGATCGTCCGCGCGCAGACCGCCAAACTGGTGAAAATCGGCACCGTCACCGCCGTGGTACGCGGCAGCCCGATGGACGTGGAAGCGGAGATCCAGCGCAAGGCCACCGCCGCCGACGCCCGTTATTACGTGATCATCATGAACAGCGAAACCGTCGTGCCGGGTCAATGGTATTCCCAGGCGCTCCTGTATCGTTAA
- the rlmB gene encoding 23S rRNA (guanosine(2251)-2'-O)-methyltransferase RlmB produces MSEIIYGIHAVKALLERDPQRFLEVFILKGREDRRLQPLIAELEATGIVIQVANRQWLDDKVEGAVHQGIIARVREGRQYQENDLPGLLESVETPFLLVLDGVTDPHNLGACLRSADAAGVHAVIVPRDRSAQLNATAKKVACGAAENVPLIRVTNLARTLRLLQEMNVWVVGTAGEADHTLYQSKMTGPMALVMGAEGEGMRRLTREHCDELISIPMAGTVSSLNVSVATGICLFEAVRQRG; encoded by the coding sequence ATGAGCGAAATTATTTACGGCATCCACGCCGTCAAAGCCCTGTTAGAGCGCGACCCGCAACGCTTCCTGGAAGTGTTTATTCTGAAAGGCCGCGAAGATCGCCGTCTGCAACCGCTGATCGCCGAGCTGGAAGCGACCGGCATCGTGATCCAGGTGGCGAACCGTCAATGGCTGGATGACAAGGTTGAAGGCGCGGTGCACCAGGGGATCATCGCCCGGGTGCGCGAAGGGCGCCAGTATCAGGAGAACGATCTGCCGGGCCTGCTGGAAAGCGTGGAGACGCCGTTCCTGCTGGTGCTGGACGGCGTGACCGACCCGCACAACCTCGGCGCCTGCCTGCGCAGCGCCGACGCGGCCGGCGTGCACGCGGTGATCGTGCCCCGTGACCGTTCCGCCCAGTTGAACGCCACCGCCAAGAAAGTGGCCTGCGGCGCCGCCGAAAACGTGCCGTTGATCCGCGTGACCAACCTGGCGCGCACGCTGCGTCTGCTGCAAGAGATGAACGTCTGGGTGGTGGGCACCGCCGGCGAAGCCGATCATACGCTGTATCAAAGCAAAATGACCGGCCCGATGGCGCTGGTGATGGGCGCGGAAGGCGAAGGCATGCGTCGCCTGACCCGCGAACACTGCGACGAGCTGATCAGCATCCCGATGGCCGGCACCGTCTCTTCGCTGAACGTGTCGGTCGCCACCGGCATCTGCCTGTTCGAAGCGGTGCGTCAGCGCGGCTGA
- a CDS encoding DUF2065 domain-containing protein has product MNSTIWLALGLVLVLEGLGPMLFPQAWRKMIVAMSQLPDATLRRFGGGIVVAGCVIYYMLSGRTGL; this is encoded by the coding sequence ATGAACTCAACGATTTGGCTGGCGCTCGGGCTGGTTCTGGTGCTGGAAGGATTGGGGCCGATGCTGTTTCCGCAGGCCTGGCGCAAAATGATTGTGGCGATGTCGCAGCTGCCGGACGCGACGCTGCGGCGATTTGGCGGTGGAATAGTGGTTGCGGGCTGCGTGATCTACTACATGTTGAGCGGCCGCACGGGTCTTTAA
- a CDS encoding adenylosuccinate synthase: MGKNVVVLGTQWGDEGKGKVVDLLTERAQYVVRYQGGHNAGHTLVINGEKTVLHLIPSGILRENVTSIIGNGVVLAPDALMKEMGELEARGIPVRERLLLSEACPLILPYHVALDNAREKARGAKAIGTTGRGIGPAYEDKVARRGLRVGDLFNKETFAVKLKEIVDYHNFQLVNYYKVDAVDYQATLDYVLSIADILTAMVVDVSELLDGARKRGDLIMFEGAQGTLLDIDHGTYPYVTSSNTTAGGVATGSGIGPRYVDYVLGIVKAYSTRVGAGPFPTELFDETGEYLCKQGNEFGATTGRRRRTGWLDAVAVRRAVQINSLSGFCLTKLDVLDGLKEVKICVGYRMPDGREVDTTPLAAEGWEGIEPIYETMPGWSETTFGVKEHSKLPQAALNYIKRIEEVTGVPVDIISTGPDRSETMILRDPFDA; the protein is encoded by the coding sequence ATGGGTAAGAACGTCGTCGTACTGGGCACCCAATGGGGTGACGAAGGTAAAGGCAAGGTTGTAGACCTGCTGACTGAACGGGCTCAATATGTTGTGCGCTACCAAGGTGGCCATAACGCTGGCCACACTCTGGTAATCAACGGTGAAAAAACCGTCCTTCATTTAATTCCTTCAGGTATTCTGCGTGAAAACGTCACCAGCATCATCGGCAACGGTGTTGTTCTGGCGCCGGACGCGTTGATGAAAGAAATGGGTGAACTCGAAGCGCGTGGCATCCCGGTACGCGAACGTCTGTTACTCTCTGAAGCTTGCCCGTTGATCCTGCCTTACCACGTTGCGTTGGATAACGCGCGTGAGAAAGCGCGCGGCGCGAAAGCGATCGGCACCACCGGTCGCGGCATCGGCCCGGCTTACGAAGATAAAGTGGCTCGTCGCGGCCTGCGCGTCGGCGACCTGTTCAACAAAGAAACCTTCGCCGTTAAGCTGAAAGAGATCGTCGATTACCACAACTTCCAGCTGGTCAACTACTACAAAGTTGACGCCGTCGATTATCAGGCGACGCTGGACTACGTGCTGTCTATCGCCGACATCCTGACCGCCATGGTGGTTGACGTTTCCGAACTGCTGGACGGCGCGCGCAAGCGTGGCGACCTGATCATGTTCGAGGGCGCTCAGGGCACCCTGCTGGATATCGACCACGGTACTTATCCGTACGTGACCTCTTCCAACACCACCGCCGGCGGCGTGGCTACCGGTTCCGGCATCGGCCCGCGTTATGTGGATTACGTGCTGGGCATCGTGAAAGCCTACTCCACTCGCGTGGGTGCAGGTCCGTTCCCAACTGAACTGTTCGATGAAACCGGCGAATACCTGTGCAAGCAGGGTAACGAGTTCGGCGCCACCACCGGCCGTCGTCGTCGTACCGGTTGGCTGGACGCGGTAGCGGTGCGCCGCGCCGTGCAGATCAACTCCCTGTCCGGCTTCTGCCTGACCAAACTGGACGTCCTGGACGGCCTGAAAGAAGTGAAGATCTGCGTGGGCTACCGCATGCCGGACGGCCGCGAAGTGGACACCACTCCGCTGGCGGCTGAAGGCTGGGAAGGCATTGAGCCTATCTACGAAACCATGCCGGGCTGGAGCGAAACCACCTTTGGCGTGAAAGAGCACAGCAAGCTGCCTCAGGCTGCGCTGAACTACATCAAGCGCATCGAAGAAGTGACCGGCGTACCGGTAGACATCATCTCTACCGGCCCGGATCGCAGCGAAACCATGATCCTGCGCGACCCGTTCGACGCATAA
- the rnr gene encoding ribonuclease R — MSQDPFLEREAEKYESPIPSREYILAHLAKRETPASREELGNELGLSGEEQLEALRRRLRAMERDGQLVFTRRQCYALPERLDLLRGTVIGHRDGYGFLRVEGSKDDLYLSAEQMKMAIHGDVVLAQALGADRKGRREARIVRVLVPKTSQIVGRFFMDAGTGFVVPDDSRLSFDILIPADSVSGARMGFMVVVELTQRPTRRTKAVGKIVEILGDKMGTSMAVDIALRTHEIPHTWPPQVEKQVADLSEQVPEAAKKGRVDLRKLPLVTIDGEDARDFDDAVYCEKKRGGGWRLWVAIADVSYYVRPRTALDDEARSRGNSVYFPSQVIPMLPEVLSNGLCSLNPQVDRLCMVCEMTISAQGRLSTAKFYEAVMSSHARLTYNKVWHILQGDQELREHYHPLVKHLEELHAMYKVLDKARAERGGIAFETEEAKFIFNAERRIERVEPTVRNDAHKLIEECMIMANVAAARFVEKRNEPALYRVHDRPSDDHISALRSVLSELGLTLGGGNKPQPKDYAVLMDEVSERPDHEMLQTMLLRSMKQAIYDPENRGHFGLALASYGHFTSPIRRYPDLALHRAIKYQLAKEHGEQKERWTPTGGWHSEFEEMLQLGEHCSMTERRADEATRNVADWLKCDFMQDHVGEVFSGIISSVTGFGFFVRLNDLFIDGLVHVSTLDNDYYRYDNIGQRLIGESSGTVYRLGDTVEIRVDAVHMDERKIDFALVSSTRKARGEGKTERDRAKKGGQRTLRDNGSAGRGKRRGGKPPANFEPDSAFRKQDDAKPADNVKKAKKKAKKASDKTRKIAAATKAKRAAKKKGAEQA, encoded by the coding sequence ATGTCACAAGATCCATTCCTGGAACGAGAAGCAGAAAAATACGAATCCCCTATCCCCAGCCGTGAATATATCCTGGCCCATTTGGCGAAAAGAGAAACGCCGGCCAGCCGCGAAGAACTGGGCAACGAATTGGGCCTCAGCGGCGAAGAACAGCTGGAAGCGCTGCGCCGCCGCCTGCGCGCCATGGAGCGCGATGGCCAGTTAGTGTTTACCCGCCGCCAGTGCTACGCGCTGCCGGAACGTTTGGATCTGCTGCGCGGCACGGTGATCGGCCACCGCGACGGCTACGGCTTCCTGCGCGTTGAAGGCAGCAAAGACGATCTGTACCTGTCTGCCGAACAAATGAAAATGGCGATCCACGGTGACGTGGTGCTGGCGCAGGCCTTGGGCGCGGATCGCAAAGGGCGCCGCGAAGCGCGCATCGTGCGCGTGCTGGTGCCGAAAACCAGCCAGATTGTCGGCCGCTTCTTCATGGATGCCGGTACCGGCTTCGTGGTGCCGGACGACAGCCGTCTGAGCTTCGATATTCTGATCCCGGCGGACAGCGTCAGCGGCGCGCGCATGGGCTTTATGGTGGTGGTGGAGCTGACTCAGCGCCCGACCCGCCGCACCAAGGCGGTCGGCAAGATCGTCGAGATCCTCGGCGACAAGATGGGCACCAGCATGGCGGTGGACATCGCGCTGCGCACCCATGAGATCCCGCATACCTGGCCGCCGCAGGTGGAAAAACAGGTAGCCGATCTCAGCGAACAGGTGCCGGAAGCGGCCAAGAAGGGCCGCGTCGATCTGCGCAAGCTGCCGTTGGTCACCATCGACGGTGAAGACGCGCGCGACTTTGATGACGCCGTGTACTGCGAGAAAAAACGCGGCGGCGGCTGGCGCCTGTGGGTGGCGATCGCCGACGTCAGTTACTACGTGCGCCCGCGCACCGCGCTGGACGATGAAGCGCGCAGCCGCGGCAACTCGGTGTATTTCCCGTCGCAGGTGATCCCGATGCTGCCGGAAGTGCTGTCCAACGGGCTGTGCTCCCTGAACCCGCAGGTCGATCGTCTGTGCATGGTGTGCGAAATGACCATCTCCGCCCAGGGGCGCCTGTCGACGGCCAAGTTCTACGAGGCGGTGATGAGCTCTCACGCCCGCCTGACCTACAACAAGGTGTGGCACATTCTGCAGGGCGATCAGGAGCTGCGCGAGCATTACCATCCGCTGGTCAAGCACCTGGAAGAGCTTCACGCCATGTATAAGGTGCTGGATAAGGCGCGCGCCGAGCGCGGCGGCATCGCGTTTGAAACCGAAGAAGCCAAATTCATCTTCAACGCCGAACGCCGCATCGAGCGCGTGGAGCCGACGGTGCGCAACGACGCCCACAAGCTGATCGAAGAGTGCATGATCATGGCCAACGTGGCGGCCGCGCGCTTCGTCGAGAAACGCAACGAGCCGGCGCTTTACCGCGTGCACGATCGTCCGAGCGACGACCACATCTCCGCGCTGCGCAGCGTGCTGAGCGAGCTGGGGCTGACGTTGGGCGGCGGCAACAAGCCGCAGCCGAAGGACTATGCGGTGCTGATGGATGAAGTGTCCGAGCGCCCTGACCACGAAATGCTGCAAACCATGTTGCTGCGTTCGATGAAGCAGGCGATTTACGATCCGGAAAACCGCGGCCACTTCGGCCTGGCGCTGGCGTCTTATGGCCACTTCACCTCGCCGATCCGCCGTTATCCGGATCTGGCGCTGCACCGCGCGATCAAATATCAGTTGGCCAAAGAACACGGCGAGCAGAAAGAGCGCTGGACGCCGACCGGCGGCTGGCACAGCGAGTTCGAAGAGATGCTGCAGCTGGGCGAACACTGCTCGATGACCGAGCGCCGCGCGGACGAAGCGACGCGCAACGTCGCCGACTGGCTGAAGTGCGACTTCATGCAGGATCACGTCGGTGAAGTGTTCAGCGGCATCATCTCCAGCGTGACCGGCTTCGGCTTCTTCGTGCGCCTGAACGATCTGTTCATCGACGGGCTGGTGCACGTATCAACGCTGGATAATGATTACTATCGCTACGATAATATCGGCCAGCGCCTGATCGGCGAATCTTCCGGCACGGTCTATCGCCTGGGGGATACGGTGGAGATCCGCGTGGACGCGGTGCACATGGACGAGCGCAAGATCGATTTCGCACTGGTATCCAGCACCCGCAAAGCGCGCGGTGAAGGCAAAACCGAGCGCGATCGCGCCAAGAAGGGCGGCCAGCGCACGCTGCGCGACAACGGTAGCGCGGGGCGCGGCAAGCGCCGCGGCGGCAAACCGCCGGCCAACTTCGAGCCGGACAGCGCCTTCCGCAAGCAGGATGACGCCAAGCCCGCGGACAACGTGAAGAAGGCGAAGAAGAAAGCCAAGAAAGCGTCCGACAAAACGCGGAAAATCGCGGCGGCGACCAAAGCCAAGCGCGCAGCCAAGAAGAAAGGTGCCGAGCAGGCCTAA
- a CDS encoding isovaleryl-CoA dehydrogenase, which produces MVWTTHTVFNQPKPLGNSNLFLSDTPLREALQREQGGWDAEVLASLGQQLGTQESLELGRLANANPPELLRYDATGQRLDDVRFHPAWHILMQGLIANRVHNLPWQEDARIGSFVARAARFMLHAQVEAGTLCPVTMTFGATPLLLQALPAEFRSWLTPLLSDRYDAHLLPGGQKRGLLIGMGMTEKQGGSDVLSNTTTAAPLGARGPGEAYRLVGHKWFFSVPQSDAHLVLAQAEGGLSCFFLPRILPDGSRNAIRLERLKDKLGNRSNASSEVEFQDATAWLLGDEGDGVRHILKMGGLTRFDCSLGSHGLMRRGLSVALYHALQRQAFGKLLIEQPLMRQVLARMALRLEGHTALLFRLARAWESRSNEGELIYSRLLTPAAKYSICRQGMPFIAEAMEVLGGIGYCEESELPRLYREMPVNSIWEGSGNIMCLDVLRSLHKLPGALEILQFELQPVRGQNRLFDRAWRQWQQRARQPSEEMGRLLTQQLFDLCCAAQLLQHASPQIADAWCHLTLDHRGESLLSAEVCELLLNRAIGG; this is translated from the coding sequence ATGGTCTGGACTACGCACACCGTTTTTAACCAACCCAAGCCGCTGGGCAACAGCAACCTGTTTCTCTCCGATACGCCGCTGCGCGAAGCGTTGCAGCGCGAGCAAGGCGGTTGGGACGCCGAGGTATTGGCTTCGCTGGGCCAGCAGCTCGGCACGCAAGAGTCGCTGGAGCTGGGGCGCTTGGCCAACGCCAACCCGCCGGAGCTGCTGCGCTATGACGCCACCGGCCAGCGGTTGGACGATGTTCGCTTTCACCCCGCCTGGCATATTCTGATGCAGGGGCTGATCGCCAATCGGGTGCACAATCTGCCCTGGCAGGAGGATGCGCGCATCGGTTCCTTCGTGGCGCGCGCCGCGCGCTTTATGCTGCATGCGCAGGTCGAGGCCGGCACGCTGTGCCCGGTGACCATGACCTTCGGCGCCACGCCGCTGTTGCTGCAGGCGTTACCGGCGGAATTCCGTTCCTGGCTGACCCCGTTGCTGTCGGATCGTTATGACGCTCACCTGCTGCCTGGCGGGCAAAAGCGCGGTCTGCTGATCGGCATGGGTATGACAGAGAAGCAGGGCGGCTCCGATGTCTTGAGCAATACCACCACCGCCGCGCCGCTCGGCGCGCGTGGGCCGGGCGAAGCCTACCGGCTGGTGGGGCACAAGTGGTTCTTCTCGGTGCCGCAGAGCGATGCGCACCTGGTGCTGGCGCAGGCCGAAGGCGGGCTGTCCTGCTTCTTCCTGCCGCGCATTTTGCCGGATGGCAGCCGCAACGCCATTCGCCTGGAGCGGCTGAAAGACAAACTGGGCAACCGCTCCAACGCCAGCAGCGAGGTGGAGTTTCAGGACGCCACGGCCTGGCTGCTGGGCGATGAGGGCGACGGCGTGCGGCATATCCTGAAGATGGGCGGCCTGACCCGTTTCGACTGTTCGCTGGGCAGCCACGGCCTGATGCGCCGCGGGCTGTCGGTGGCGCTGTATCATGCGCTGCAGCGGCAGGCATTCGGTAAGCTCTTGATCGAACAACCGCTGATGCGTCAGGTTCTGGCGCGCATGGCGCTGCGGCTGGAAGGGCATACCGCGCTGCTGTTCCGGCTGGCCCGCGCCTGGGAAAGCCGCAGCAATGAGGGCGAGCTGATCTACAGCCGCCTGCTGACGCCGGCGGCCAAATACAGCATCTGCCGCCAGGGCATGCCGTTCATCGCCGAGGCGATGGAGGTGCTGGGCGGCATCGGTTACTGTGAGGAGAGCGAACTGCCGCGCCTGTATCGTGAGATGCCGGTGAACAGCATCTGGGAAGGTTCCGGCAACATCATGTGCCTGGACGTGTTGCGCAGCCTGCACAAACTGCCGGGCGCGCTCGAGATACTGCAGTTCGAGCTGCAGCCGGTGCGCGGCCAGAATCGGTTGTTCGATCGCGCCTGGCGGCAGTGGCAGCAGCGCGCCCGGCAACCGAGTGAGGAGATGGGGCGGCTGCTCACTCAACAGCTGTTCGACCTGTGCTGCGCCGCACAGCTGCTGCAGCACGCCAGCCCGCAGATCGCCGATGCTTGGTGTCATCTGACGCTGGATCATCGCGGCGAGAGCCTGCTGTCGGCCGAGGTGTGCGAACTGCTGCTGAACCGCGCCATCGGCGGTTAG
- the hflC gene encoding protease modulator HflC translates to MRKSFVVIVLAVLVVLYASLFVVQEGQRGIVLRFGKVLRDGENKPLVYAPGLHLKIPFIETVKNLDARIQTMDNQADRFVTSEKKDLIVDSYLKWRISDFSRYYLATGGGDVSQAEVLLKRKFSDRLRSEIGRLDVKDIVTDSRGKLMSDVRDALNTGTVGDGEEVATTEADDAIASAAARVERETTGKQPQVNPNSMAALGIEVIDVRIKQINLPAEVSDAIYQRMRAEREAVARRLRSQGQEEAEKLRASADYEVTRTLAEAERQARITRGEGDAEAAKLFANAFSQDPDFYAFIRSLRAYEASFKDNQDVLVLSPDSDFFRYMKSPDTLRK, encoded by the coding sequence ATGCGTAAGTCTTTTGTAGTTATTGTCCTCGCGGTGCTGGTGGTGCTGTACGCTTCGCTGTTCGTGGTGCAGGAAGGCCAGCGCGGCATCGTGCTGCGCTTCGGCAAGGTTCTGCGCGACGGCGAAAACAAGCCGCTGGTGTATGCGCCGGGTCTGCATCTCAAGATCCCGTTCATTGAGACCGTGAAGAACCTGGATGCGCGCATCCAGACCATGGACAACCAGGCCGATCGCTTCGTGACCAGCGAGAAGAAAGACCTGATCGTCGACTCCTATCTGAAGTGGCGCATCAGCGACTTCAGCCGTTACTACCTGGCGACCGGGGGCGGCGACGTCTCCCAGGCCGAAGTGCTGCTGAAACGCAAGTTCAGCGACCGTCTGCGTTCCGAAATTGGCCGTCTGGACGTGAAAGACATCGTGACCGACTCGCGCGGCAAGCTGATGTCTGACGTGCGTGACGCGCTGAACACCGGCACCGTGGGTGACGGCGAAGAGGTGGCGACCACCGAAGCCGATGACGCTATCGCCTCTGCGGCGGCGCGCGTTGAGCGGGAAACCACCGGCAAACAGCCGCAGGTGAACCCGAACAGCATGGCGGCGTTGGGCATCGAAGTGATCGACGTGCGTATCAAGCAGATCAACCTGCCGGCCGAAGTGTCCGACGCCATCTACCAGCGTATGCGCGCCGAGCGTGAAGCGGTAGCCCGTCGTCTGCGCTCGCAGGGCCAGGAAGAAGCCGAGAAGCTGCGCGCCAGCGCGGATTACGAAGTGACCCGTACCCTGGCGGAAGCCGAGCGTCAGGCGCGTATCACCCGCGGTGAAGGCGATGCCGAAGCGGCCAAGCTGTTCGCCAACGCGTTCAGCCAGGATCCGGATTTCTATGCCTTTATCCGCAGCCTGCGCGCCTATGAAGCCAGCTTCAAGGACAACCAGGACGTGCTGGTACTGAGCCCGGACAGCGATTTCTTCCGCTACATGAAGTCGCCTGATACCCTGCGCAAATAA
- the hflK gene encoding FtsH protease activity modulator HflK gives MAWNQPGNNGQDRDPWGSSNNNGGNSGGNNKGGRDQGPPDLDDIFRKLSKKLSGFGGGKGSNSNSGGTGTSGPGFSGRIIGIAAVAVVVIWAASGFYTIKEAERGVVTRFGKFSHLVQPGLNWKPTFIDDVRPVNVESVRELAASGVMLTSDENVVRVEMNVQYRVTNPEAYLFSVVNADDSLSQATDSALRGVIGKYSMDRILTEGRTVVRNDTQRMLEETIRPYNMGITLLDVNFQAARPPEEVKASFDDAIAARENEQQYIREAEAYANEVQPRANGQAQRLLEDSKAYKDRTVLEAQGEVARFAKLLPEYKSAPQITRERLYIETMEKVLGHTRKVLVSDKGNNLMVLPLDQMLRGQGAAAESGNKDTSLIRLNPNPAPAANSSTPRTSGGSVMDQRRANAQRDDTTRVGRE, from the coding sequence ATGGCGTGGAATCAGCCCGGTAATAACGGACAGGACCGCGACCCGTGGGGGAGCAGCAATAATAATGGCGGCAACTCTGGCGGTAACAACAAAGGCGGTCGTGATCAAGGGCCACCTGATTTGGACGATATCTTCCGCAAACTGAGCAAGAAATTGAGCGGTTTCGGCGGGGGCAAAGGCTCCAACAGCAATAGCGGCGGCACCGGCACCTCTGGCCCGGGCTTCAGCGGCCGCATTATCGGTATCGCGGCGGTCGCCGTGGTGGTGATCTGGGCCGCTAGCGGCTTCTACACCATCAAGGAAGCCGAGCGCGGCGTCGTGACGCGTTTCGGCAAGTTCAGCCATCTGGTGCAGCCGGGCCTGAACTGGAAGCCGACCTTCATCGACGACGTGCGTCCGGTGAACGTGGAATCCGTGCGCGAATTGGCGGCGTCCGGCGTGATGCTGACCTCCGATGAAAACGTGGTGCGCGTGGAAATGAACGTGCAGTACCGCGTGACCAACCCGGAAGCGTACCTGTTCAGCGTCGTCAATGCCGACGACAGCCTGAGCCAGGCGACCGACAGCGCCCTGCGCGGCGTAATCGGCAAGTACTCGATGGATCGCATCCTGACCGAAGGCCGTACCGTGGTGCGTAACGATACGCAGCGCATGCTGGAAGAGACCATCCGTCCTTACAACATGGGCATCACGCTGCTGGACGTCAACTTCCAGGCGGCGCGTCCGCCGGAAGAGGTGAAGGCGTCGTTCGACGATGCGATCGCCGCGCGTGAGAATGAGCAGCAATACATCCGTGAAGCGGAAGCTTACGCCAACGAAGTTCAGCCGCGTGCGAACGGCCAGGCGCAGCGTCTGCTGGAAGACTCCAAGGCTTATAAGGACCGTACCGTCCTGGAAGCTCAGGGTGAGGTGGCGCGCTTTGCCAAGCTGTTGCCGGAATACAAGTCCGCACCGCAGATCACCCGCGAGCGTCTGTATATCGAAACCATGGAAAAAGTGCTGGGCCATACCCGTAAGGTGTTGGTGAGCGACAAAGGCAACAACCTGATGGTGCTGCCGCTGGATCAGATGCTGCGCGGCCAAGGCGCGGCGGCGGAGAGCGGCAACAAGGATACCAGCCTGATTCGCCTCAATCCGAATCCTGCGCCGGCTGCCAACAGCAGCACTCCGCGCACCAGCGGCGGATCGGTTATGGATCAGCGCCGGGCGAATGCGCAGCGTGACGACACCACTCGCGTAGGGAGAGAGTAA